The sequence TTTCTATCAGTACATAAATCATTTACTAACATTAGTAACATATATTAAAGTTGATTCTCGTCCAAACAAAAAGATACAATATTTTCTGCTTACTTTATTAAAGATATTACTTGAACAAAAAATCTAATAAACATGCCAAAATGCATTATCAAGTGCTGGTTTCTATTAACCGGCAATACAACTATACAAGGTACTTCTAGTGACAGCAATCCATGGGCAATGACATCACATGAACTGGTTCATAaaattgaagcataaaatttaTCCAAGAAATAGGAAGGATGGCACGTAGTTCAGTAACAAGAAGCATCATTGTCTCAAACCTACTCCAAAGCATGAAACTAATCAACTTTCTATTCTTGGCCTAAGGCAAGATCGTGCCAAGCATCCGCATTAACTTCTTGTGTCTCCTGATCTGATTAAAAGCAAAGCACAACAGTGTTAagaagaaaattagaaataaacccACCAATAAAATGATTCATCTTGTTAAACAACACCACATGTCACAGAATTAAtacttgctttctttttcttgtaACTATTTTGGTACAGCTAGCTACTCTGTTTTGTAACTTCACAAGATAACATTAAAAAACAAGGGTAAATATCGGGAATTTGCGTAGTTTGCATAATTGCATGGAGTCCTTTAGTTTGATGTATTTGGCCAAACAAAAATACAATTTATACACAAAAAATTAACCAACAAATCAATCATCATATATTTGGCCGAACAAAAATACAATGTCTACACAAAAATAAGATGATAGCTGATTTTTTGTATGCACATAATTATAGACTGAATTACTTTACATACTATGTGTCAACATAGAGCAGCcaccataaaaaaaaattacttaagcAGACAAAAATCAATTTGGGTGCTAAATTGAATCATTATTTGAAAACTACGGTGAAGAAGAGAGTGATTATACAAAGAAGATTATTGAAATGAAGAGACATACTTGGGTCCTCGGTATCATCTGTCCGAACAACTAGGGTTGGGGAGAGTGGGAGATCTGCAATTACAGCACGGAAAAGGAACAATCAGAGATGAATATGAAAACgctgaaaataagaaaaagaaaataccatCATCCGGGAGAGTGTCTCTCATCCATTCTTCGTCAACAATATCAATCAGAATTCCCAAACTCACTTCTGCCATATTTCACTTTTTCCACCACACCCTACAAAACCATTGcaattattaaaatagaaaaacaataagaataaaatatgaaaaagcGCATATTTAACCACGTCGCCGCCGCTCTAGCTAGAGATACGGAGGAAACCGCCGTAAAAAAGCTTACCGGCAGAGAGAATTCACGAAGCTTATGTAGAAACCAACGATTTTCAAGCcattaataattcgaaaaaaagcGTGTAAAATGCGTAAGGGAAGAAGAATTAATGGACGGATGAAAATGGATTAATGGATTGTGAAaggtaaaagaaaaaaagttaaaGAGAGAAGCGATCGAACCTTAGAGAGAAAATGGGAACTCAGAGTCAGAAGGCTTCAATTTGAGACCACTGCCAATGTCCACACTGTATGAGCAGCGCAAAACCAAAAGTTAAGTCATATTTCAAAAGTTTGAGCGTTTTTACTTTCCAATGTTTGGAACATCTTGATAATAGAATTTTCGTAagaaaataattcttttctttaatttagaatacgataaaaatataattttcaattttaaaaaaaattccaatTCTCACATTAGTGTTTACGTTAAATGTATGACAATTCCATCATTACTAAAGattaaaatatcaaaattattgctaaaaataaataaataaagacaaataaaaataaaacaataaaaaacacataatttattttatttatataattaattattctaaatcataaatttaaatctaaaatagaattaaaattcaTTTCTTAACTCTCactttaagaaataaaaaataaaaaagcaagaaTTGCACCTTCTCAATGTGAACTCAGTGCTACTACAATAATTGCAAATGTAAGaactttaaatttaaataattataatccTTAATTCCTCCAAATAATtacaatattttatttaaatcttAGGTTGCTTTTGTTAATACTTA is a genomic window of Arachis ipaensis cultivar K30076 chromosome B06, Araip1.1, whole genome shotgun sequence containing:
- the LOC107646003 gene encoding anaphase-promoting complex subunit 13; amino-acid sequence: MAEVSLGILIDIVDEEWMRDTLPDDDLPLSPTLVVRTDDTEDPNQETQEVNADAWHDLALGQE